In one Tripterygium wilfordii isolate XIE 37 chromosome 22, ASM1340144v1, whole genome shotgun sequence genomic region, the following are encoded:
- the LOC119991250 gene encoding GDSL esterase/lipase At3g48460-like, with product MNSKYFINGLQVAILALFLSSSFSSAHLKLKPPPMPQPTTNPQPSVPQPTPNIPQPCTNPQPTKNPQPSTPQASPSGDPSDGSISYQGTFKKVYAFGDSYTDTGNAKLLGGLKSFVTDLITKFASLADPDGKNKLPGSRLSNGKLVIDFLCESLDLPTPPAYKDTSANFSKGVNFAIAGSTGLPGGFFALHKIAHALMWNAVPETFKTQIDWFNKHLNEVECKGLSDVDCKGSMNNSIFWVGEMGGNDYSRTLGSSLSIPWLTGINVGHVFNLVKTLIERGAKYLVVQGLPPAGCCPLQLALSRFHDRDSMGCASLANGLIKAHNKLLQRKLEILRELFPHCVITYVDYTNAYKNVLSNHKQYNFQEPFKACCGAGGGLLNFDVHRLCGSVGTTTCKQPDHFINWDGVHLTEAMHKVLSNLFFHKPGFCQPPFLNLIKHKKGLLI from the exons ATGAATTCTAAATACTTCATCAATGGCCTTCAAGTAGCCATTTTGGCCCTATTCTTGTCCTCATCTTTCTCTTCTGCTCACTTGAAGTTGAAACCCCCTCCTATGCCACAACCCACCACAAATCCACAACCTTCAGTACCACAACCTACTCCAAATATTCCACAACCTTGTACAAATCCGCAACCTACTAAAAATCCGCAACCTTCGACACCACAAGCTTCCCCGTCAGGCGATCCCTCTGATGGTTCTATCAGTTACCAAGGAACTTTCAAGAAGGTGTATGCATTTGGAGACTCATATACGGATACAGGAAATGCTAAGTTGCTGGGGGGTCTTAAGTCCTTTGTTACTGATTTGATTACGAAGTTTGCATCACTTGCTGATCCTGACGGGAAGAATAAATTGCCCGGTTCACGTCTCTCCAATGGCAAATTGGTCATTGATTTCCTCTGCGAGTCTCTTGACTTACCAACCCCTCCAGCATACAAAGACACATCTGCAAACTTCTCTAAGGGAGTCAACTTTGCAATTGCTGGATCAACTGGTCTTCCTGGTGGTTTCTTCGCACTTCACAAGATTGCTCATGCGCTCATGTGGAACGCGGTCCCTGAGACTTTCAAGACTCAGATTGATTGGTTTAATAAGCACCTCAATGAGGTTGAATGTAAGGGATTAAGTGATGTTGACTGCAAAGGTTCAATGAACAACTCAATCTTCTGGGTTGGTGAGATGGGTGGCAATGACTATTCTCGCACATTAGGCTCCTCCCTTTCCATTCCATGGCTTACAGGAATAAACGTTGGCCATGTCTTCAACCTTGTAAAG ACATTGATAGAAAGGGGAGCCAAGTACCTTGTGGTTCAGGGACTGCCACCGGCTGGGTGCTGCCCGTTGCAGTTGGCTCTGTCTCGATTCCATGACCGCGATAGTATGGGATGTGCATCCCTTGCCAATGGATTGATTAAAGCTCACAACAAGCTTCTCCAGAGGAAGTTGGAAATACTGAGGGAGCTATTCCCTCATTGTGTCATTACATATGTTGATTACACGAATGCCTACAAAAATGTCCTGTCAAATCACAAGCAGTACAATTTTCAAGAGCCCTTCAAGGCCTGCTGTGGAGCTGGTGGTGGTCTACTCAATTTTGACGTGCATCGTCTTTGTGGATCCGTTGGCACGACTACCTGCAAGCAACCAGATCACTTCATTAACTGGGATGGTGTGCATCTTACAGAGGCCATGCATAAAGTTCTCTCTAATCTCTTCTTCCACAAACCAGGTTTCTGTCAACCACCGTTTCTTAACCTGATCAAGCACAAGAAAGGCTTGTTGATATAG